In a genomic window of Lagopus muta isolate bLagMut1 chromosome 2, bLagMut1 primary, whole genome shotgun sequence:
- the LOC125688627 gene encoding calpain clp-1-like codes for MEEVEVVVVEEEEEEDKRSNYKVRSMRKKPTSSKYGGVGTGGGGGGGGGGGGEGGVKNSYKKLAGRGKNQRIQNMVEVVVVVVEEEEEEDKKSNYKMRSMRKKPASSKYGGGGNGGGGGGGGVGGGGGGGKNSYKKLAGRVKNQRIQNMVEVEVEVVEEEEDKSSNYKMKPMRKKAASLNYGGGGGGGRGGGGGGGGEKLRQETEMEKEQKGEDKEQVSSSANKTSR; via the exons atggaggaggtggaggtggtggtggtggaggaggaggaggaggaggataaaagaagcaactacaaagtgaggtcgatgaggaaaaaaccaacgtcttcaaaatatggtggagttggcactggtggtggtggaggaggaggaggaggaggaggaggagaaggaggagtaaaaaacagctacaaaaaattagcaggaagaggaaaaaaccaacggattcaaaatatggtggaggtggtggtggtggtggtggaggaggaggaggaggaggataaaaaaagcaactacaaaatgaggtcgatgaggaaaaaaccagcgtcttcgaaatatggtggaggtggcaatggtggtggtggtggaggaggaggcgtaggaggaggaggaggtggaggaaaaaacagctacaaaaaattaGCAGGAAGAGTAAAAAAccaacggattcaaaatatggtggaggtggaggtggaggtggtg gaggaggaggaggataaaagtagcaactacaaaatgaaaccaatgaggaaaaaggcagcatctttgaattatggtggaggaggtggag gtggtcgtggaggtggaggtggtggtggaggagaaaagctacgacaggaaactgagatggagaaggaacaaaagggagAGGACAAGGAACAGGTAAGTAGCAgcgcaaacaaaacaagcaggtaa